TCCTTCGAATGTGCACTGCCTCCCCGCTTTCTCAACGGAGATTGGATGTTTTGTGTGGGCTCACTTCGTATCATAGAGTCGAATGACGCTGTAATTTTCAATGGAAGACTCCTCTCGTCCACTTCATCTAGTGTTGCAGTTGCCTCAGCCAAATAGTCAACGTAAATTGTGAAGACTCGCATCGAACGCGTAGCTTACACTATGTATTGCTCCGCCTAGTCTTGAGCCGCCGCCAACTTCAGTTAGGAGAGCAAGGCCTTAGCGAACGAAATTTCTAGACGTTTCTAATTCGCCTTTCggaggaagagagaagagTTAATGGAACTTGTCGTTTTCCGCTGGTGACGGCCTTGCATTGCTGAACGGTTCCAGTTTCTTCCAGTTTCAAGTGCTGTGGGTCGCTTGAAGGTCTGTTGAGTCTGAGGTTGATGTGGAATATTCAGTGTGCTTTAATTCGAATTCATGCTGATGCATAGTGATGCTCACTGGATTTGGGGTGTTCCCGACCATTCCCCTATCAACTACACAGATCCATTCTAACCTACTTTCCCAGCTTTATGAATAACATGGTCGAGAATTTTCCTCTGAGGGGCGGATCATCGTCTCGGAATGCTTAGCTTGGTTTTACTGGGCGCTTATTTCAAACCCCACGCGAACTATTTGATTTGGTGGTGTGGATGTGGCTATGCGACTATGTAATGCGATCGATCTTTGGATTTTCTCTGTTCTTGTGTTTGTGGATAGGGTTTTGGAGAGATctgagagagagggagggtgCTTTTATTTGGGTAAGAAATTGCTTGTGATGAGGTGTAGATGTTAGGGGCGATATGTTTGTTCATTGTTGAAGAGGAATAACTTCTTGGCTTGATTCGTGGTGCATGTAATGATTTCAAAGGTTAGAGCTTGAATAAGCGTTCTGAGTAGGGTTGTTCTTTCCTGTCCTCGCTTTGGCATTGAAGCTTGACGGTCGGAATTTGAACTTGATATTCAGGCTTCCTTGATGCAATTGCGGCATGCACTGCTGTCGTCCAGAAACGGTCTGCTGCTCAAAACCTTGCAAACTGAACCGAGTGTTGATATGTATGTCCAAATATTCAATCTCAACTCACTGCGTTTGCGTTTCTTTCTGGTGACTTTGACGTACAGTTCGTCCTTCTCGCGGTCGTGAGTAGCTCACATTGCACCTAGTTCCAAACACCGTGCGTCCTCTTGAAGATTTATTGGTGGATCCACGCAGACTTCTACACGCTTTGATTTTGATGATTGGAATCGAATCTCGCAGTCATCCGGTGCAACGCTGTGATTCTTCTGCTTGCGAGCTGGGCTAACTATATGCTCGGCTTTTGATTAGACCCACAGGTTATCATCGAGTGTGGATTTCAATTGACTTCCCACTCCTAGTCCccaccttccccttcccaCGACGACCATTCCAATCTTCCGCTTCAAAGTTGGCGTTGAAGATCGAATCCCAAGCTCCATCCGGCGGCCTTCGACCAGTCTCGGCTCTGAATTTCGATCTTGAGCTGTGGGGCTACCTGAAAGTTGGCAAAATGTATGTTGACTTTACCTAGCTGTGAGGTTGAGATGTGAGTTCATCATCTTGGCTGAACTGAATGGAACGTGCATCAGTGTGTATCAAATCTGTGTGTTACGTGGCTTTTTCATAATAGCTTTGACTTTGGATTCAATCGAAACGATTGGAAATTGAAGGATTGGTTTAGATGTGACGTCATTTATGTTTTTGTGCAGATAGGGCAGGATTTGGCAGGATAGTGCCCGATATGGATACCTCCTGACCGTGGACTTTGCGAGTTGTCGGCTGTTCTCTCCTCTTCATACCCCTCTCTCATGTCCGAAGCAAAGCGCGACGTACACAACCCCCTGCTCTTCGAGTGTGCATGGGAGGTTGCAAACAAGGTCGGCGGCATCTACACTGTTATCAAGACGAAGGTCCCCGTCACCGTCTCAGAGTATGGCGACAGATACTGCCTCATCGGCCCTCTTTCGTACAAAACTGCCCCAATGGAGGTCGAGGCAGAGGAACCCACCGACGAGCACCTCGCAGCTACCCTCGAGTCGATGCGTGCGCAGGGCATCAAGGCCCTGTATGGCCGCTGGCTGATCGAGGGCAACCCCCATGTGCTCCTGTTCGACACCGGCAGCGCCTACTCCCGCCTCGACGAGTGGAAGGGCGACCTTTGGAACCTAGCGGGGATCCCGAGTCCCCCCAACGACCACGAGACGAACGAGACGATTGTTTTTGGTTATCTGGTAGCTTGGTTCCTCGGTGATGTCAGTCTTCCCACCCTATTGGCTGGTTTCTTTGCCCACCCCCTCACTCACTCACGTCATTGAttggcattttttttttcagtaCGTTTCCCGTCAGTTAACTACAGCTGTTATTGCCCACTTCCACGAGTGGCAGGCTGGCCTCGCTATTCCCCTCTGTCGCAAGCGACACATCGACGTCACGACTGTCTTCACTACACATGCTACACTGCTCGGCCGCTATCTCTGCGCAGGCTCCGTCGACTTCTACAACAATCTGCAGTACTTCGACGTCGACCACGAGGCAGGGAAGCGCGGAATTTATCACCGATATTGCATCGAACGCTCCGCGACCCATTGCGCCGATGTTTTCACGACTGTTTCTCATATCACCGCCTACGAAAGCGAACATCTACTAAAGAGGAAACCCGACGGCGTCCTCCCCAATGGGCTCAACGTCGTCAAGTTCCAGGCAATCCACGAGTTCCAAAATTTGCATGCGACGAGCAAAGCCAAGATCAATGAATTTATTAGGGGGCATTTCTATGGACATTACGATTTCAATCTCGACAATACGCTATATGTGAGTCCACCCCCCCGATTTGGCGAGTACGGTCTGAGTTCTGATGTTTGAGACATTTGATGTGTAGATGTTTACCGCCGGAAGATACGAATACAGGAACAAAGGAGTGGATATGTTCATTGAGTCTCTTGCTCGTGCGTTTTCGAGatccccccctccccctacTCTTTTGAACTGACGATGCGCAGGCTTGAATTTCCAGCTGCAAAAGGCAGGATCGGATGTCACTGTCGTTGCCTTCATCATTATGCCCGCCGCTACCCACTCATATACCATCGAGGCGCTGAAAGGCCAGGCAGTGACGAAACAGCTCCGCGATACTGTCACTGAAATCCAAAATCGCATCGGCGCTCGACTATTCGACCACGCCGCGCGTTTCCATGGGTAATCAAATTCACTTTTCCGAGGTGTTCCTACTCTAACGAAATCGAATGTTTTAGGGAGGAAAAGTTCATGCCTACGCCAGAAGAATTGCTTTCCGAAGAGGACCAGGTACTCCTAAAACGACGCATATTCGCGTTGAAGCGCAACTCACTGCCTCCGATCGTTACTCACAACATGGCCGACGACGCCAACGACCCGATTCTCAACCAAATCCGCCGGGTCAAGCTATTCAACGACAGCCACGACCGCGTCAAAATCATCTTCCACCCCGATTTCCTCAACAGCAACAACCCGATCCTTGGTCTCGATTACGAAGAGTTTGTGCGAGGGTGCCATTTGGGTGTGTTCCCGAGTTACTACGAGCCATGGGGGTACACGCCCGCGGAGTGCACGGTGGTACGTTTTCTCTGATCTCGCATATCCGTTTCTCCGTCTGATTAGTTTGGTAGATGGGTATCCCGTCAATCACGACGAACCTGTCCGGCTTCGGGTGCTTCATGCAAGACCTGATCGAGCACCCCGAAGATGAAGGATGTTATATTATCGACCGGCGCATGCAATCCGTCGAAGACTCGGTTAACCAGCTAACGGGCCACATGCTCGCTTTCGCGCAAAAGACGCGTCGCCAGCGGATTAACCAGCGTAACCGCGTGGAGCGCCTCAGCCCGTTGCTGGATTGGAAGAACCTCGGGATCGAGTATAGCAAGGCGCGGCAGCTGGCGCTGAGGAGAGCGTATCCGGACGCGTTTTACAGCTCGGAGGTGGATGGGGAGGGCGAGGAGGGATATGCGGATGGATTTGGCGAGGCGGATTACTTCGGGGGCGGGGTGGAGCGGATGAAGCCTGGGAGTATGCCGGCAAGTCCGCGGTTGAGAGGGATGGCGACGCCCGGGGATATGGGCACGTTGACTGAGGAGGTGAGTAGCGCTTTGCttattttttgtgttttttttggggaaGGTGATTGATATGTTGTGGAATGAATTAGATGCAAGGCTTGAATACGAGCGACTACCGCGGACATACCTGGCCGGGAACGCACGTTGACGAGGACGACTCGTATCCTTTGTACGTCCTCAACCTGTCATTGTCCTTCCATTTCATGAATTGCTGACTTCTTCTATGTTCGCTGCTCTTGTAACAGCCCGCTAGTCATGAAAGTCCGCTCGCGCTCCGGATCGGTGATGAGCGGTGCGAGCACACCCGGTGGTGGAGCTTTCCGTAGCCTCAGCGAGGGTGATCTGAAAAAGGCGGACGCGGCGCTCAGCCAGGTCAACGGGCACACGAACGGCCACGGCAAGTAATCATCTATTAGAAAGGGGTCCGCAATCTGGGATGAGCGTGCGTCGTACGAGATTGATTTTGACGGCTATATGGGGAGGATGGTGACAATTTTGTACATGCAGTAACTTTTAACGAGTTGGTGAACTAGTTATCGAGTGCGAGTTGCGATCACGACTCGCCCCCTCCCGCGGGCTTTCTATTGGACTTGTTTGCTTCTTCTTTTACTTGTTTTTATTGTatatatctttttttttactgtTGTTTGTTCCATCCCGTTCTGTTGCTTCACAGGTTCTGAATGGCCGTTGGCAATCAATTCATGTTTGTTACTCTTTAGCATAGAGGTAATGAGGTTCATCAGGAAAAGAGGCGATGAGTAGAATACATATAATACTACACGGCGGGACCTAAGACTGTGTCAAATCGGAGTCAACCATGTAGAAAATCAAGACCCTAGAGAGGGGAAATAAACTCAGTTCTATATGATAGAGACTCGATTACGTGACAATGTACCTAGAGAGGGGAAATAAACTGTACGGTACATTAGGTAGTGAATAAGATGTGAAAGTGAAGACATGCATACCTCAGTTCTATATGATAGAGACTGAGGTTCTGCATCGAAGTGGGTCGGTACTATATACCTCCCCATTGTACAAAGAGTTATTCTACGTAGACGAGTATAAAGGTGGTTGTTTAGGAATGAGGGGAAAAATGATAAAGGTGGTGTGACGTCATCGGGGTAGATCGTTGGTTATCAACACTCCTCCTCAACGAGGTAGCGCGATGTTATGAAGGAAATAGATATAAGTGTATAATGGAGAAAATATAGGAGTGAAAAATTTATACTACGCCTATGAGAGTTCTGAAACGGGTGAATTTTGTCCTGTCGAAGCCTTTTGTGAATAAGTCGGCTATGTTGTTTGATGTGTGCACATAAGCCAGGGTGACTGCTTTTTCTTCGAC
This portion of the Psilocybe cubensis strain MGC-MH-2018 chromosome 12, whole genome shotgun sequence genome encodes:
- a CDS encoding glycogen synthase isoform 1 translates to MSEAKRDVHNPLLFECAWEVANKVGGIYTVIKTKVPVTVSEYGDRYCLIGPLSYKTAPMEVEAEEPTDEHLAATLESMRAQGIKALYGRWLIEGNPHVLLFDTGSAYSRLDEWKGDLWNLAGIPSPPNDHETNETIVFGYLVAWFLGDYVSRQLTTAVIAHFHEWQAGLAIPLCRKRHIDVTTVFTTHATLLGRYLCAGSVDFYNNLQYFDVDHEAGKRGIYHRYCIERSATHCADVFTTVSHITAYESEHLLKRKPDGVLPNGLNVVKFQAIHEFQNLHATSKAKINEFIRGHFYGHYDFNLDNTLYMFTAGRYEYRNKGVDMFIESLARLNFQLQKAGSDVTVVAFIIMPAATHSYTIEALKGQAVTKQLRDTVTEIQNRIGARLFDHAARFHGEEKFMPTPEELLSEEDQVLLKRRIFALKRNSLPPIVTHNMADDANDPILNQIRRVKLFNDSHDRVKIIFHPDFLNSNNPILGLDYEEFVRGCHLGVFPSYYEPWGYTPAECTVMGIPSITTNLSGFGCFMQDLIEHPEDEGCYIIDRRMQSVEDSVNQLTGHMLAFAQKTRRQRINQRNRVERLSPLLDWKNLGIEYSKARQLALRRAYPDAFYSSEVDGEGEEGYADGFGEADYFGGGVERMKPGSMPASPRLRGMATPGDMGTLTEEMQGLNTSDYRGHTWPGTHVDEDDSYPFPLVMKVRSRSGSVMSGASTPGGGAFRSLSEGDLKKADAALSQVNGHTNGHGK